Proteins encoded in a region of the Mycoplasma feriruminatoris genome:
- the mip gene encoding Ig-specific serine endopeptidase MIP, producing the protein MLKKLLTILSSATLLSSSLLIVSCSNKLGKSSNNRFLTEQEFNKIIDSINDSNDLEKLAELSFNNGRNKKDQILPSALQDNSSILSVKFKGDYKDKIKVTVNNVSTISGQNLNLSNTQGTAEVSLTFTNVSNGKYLTKKIMLSGLQRNGGADQHGRIVGNQYAYFGPGDGFEKYLKMDLQQRFDFDNKKYIEILERTLQADNKNKLDTIKKQRGITIKDSDIEKFDKLAKDVKFDSYYNAALKGFTLPVYSDNGEVQGLKVLDAPEIGKGPSIIDSLGRNPHRTNGLARTIPNEIYKNIATQTFQVSFRSPNLYEDEIEEATEFITKIRSWSDEEFKSYMAIQIRNLEIEFNYQNDQIDIELKSTKEEQYPGHIKQLNDKKEELKKKFDEDKKKLEGYKKDDLTKWQEKEIENYKEKAKDQQNISYKPISGTMWILDHQLPTNGNNSNKFYFGTNSHVAKAITDKLSSMSLTRIDKNVGVGQTLRLNALDPNFKTFHFSNFNKDAVNVIFHATNFIKKEQRPTEFLEPSQKAKFKDTGIYADFAVIEIDFDKLLSKYSSGLETTNSDFWIESEQKPITEKYKNKKIKDLVTEITNGYADLNDKDKVKFKSSSYLENNNYDSINRIISLNPDNQEELKKFKELESLFVLGYPSAKDDYYFKKYEDENQELIKKDNFSLWTNSDQRYYEQVSRKEGYPSKFPEYVLNKGEFLSYQIGYRSFIDKPGLTDAFLASSRVGNKLYKLKGKEYFQYGLQIMPRFYAPSGGASGSSVRNNKNELIGVFHAANNSAKTGLAAVFRSPGYDYKKLFGDYNLVEYDLIYGGAKHQVNSYRFELFKKYKNDSNFKTALFSKGLTRELGIPQEFKFKENNFNENHESYNK; encoded by the coding sequence ATGCTTAAAAAATTATTAACTATACTTAGTTCAGCTACATTACTTTCTTCTAGTTTATTAATAGTTTCATGTAGTAATAAACTAGGTAAAAGTAGTAATAATAGATTTTTAACTGAACAAGAGTTTAATAAAATAATAGATAGCATTAATGATTCTAATGACTTAGAAAAATTAGCAGAATTATCTTTTAATAATGGTAGAAATAAAAAAGATCAAATATTACCTTCTGCTTTACAAGATAATTCTTCTATATTATCTGTTAAATTTAAAGGTGATTATAAAGATAAAATTAAAGTAACTGTTAATAACGTTTCTACAATTAGTGGTCAAAATTTAAACTTATCTAATACTCAAGGAACTGCTGAAGTTTCATTAACTTTTACTAATGTTTCTAATGGAAAATATTTAACTAAAAAAATAATGCTTTCTGGTTTGCAAAGAAATGGTGGAGCAGATCAACATGGAAGAATTGTTGGTAATCAATATGCATATTTTGGTCCAGGTGATGGATTTGAAAAGTATTTAAAAATGGATCTTCAACAACGTTTTGATTTTGATAATAAAAAATATATAGAGATTTTAGAAAGAACTCTACAAGCTGATAATAAAAACAAACTTGACACTATTAAAAAACAAAGAGGAATCACTATTAAGGATTCTGATATAGAAAAATTTGATAAATTAGCTAAAGATGTCAAATTTGATAGTTATTATAATGCTGCATTAAAAGGATTTACATTACCAGTTTATAGTGATAACGGAGAAGTTCAAGGTTTAAAAGTTCTAGATGCTCCAGAAATAGGAAAAGGTCCTTCTATTATTGATTCACTTGGAAGAAATCCTCATAGAACTAATGGTTTAGCCAGAACTATTCCAAATGAAATATACAAAAATATAGCTACTCAAACATTTCAAGTAAGTTTTAGATCTCCTAATCTATATGAAGATGAAATTGAAGAAGCAACAGAATTTATTACAAAAATACGTAGTTGATCTGATGAGGAATTTAAATCTTATATGGCTATTCAAATTAGAAATTTAGAAATTGAATTTAATTATCAAAATGATCAAATAGACATAGAATTAAAAAGTACTAAAGAAGAACAATATCCTGGTCATATTAAACAATTAAATGATAAAAAAGAAGAATTAAAGAAGAAATTTGATGAGGACAAAAAGAAATTAGAAGGTTATAAGAAAGACGATTTAACAAAGTGACAAGAAAAGGAAATTGAAAATTATAAAGAAAAGGCAAAAGATCAACAAAACATATCTTATAAACCTATTAGTGGGACTATGTGAATTTTAGACCATCAATTGCCAACCAATGGTAATAATTCTAATAAATTTTATTTTGGAACTAATTCACACGTTGCTAAAGCTATAACTGATAAACTATCATCAATGTCACTAACTAGAATAGATAAAAATGTTGGTGTAGGACAAACACTAAGATTAAATGCTTTAGACCCTAATTTTAAAACTTTCCATTTTTCAAATTTTAATAAGGATGCTGTTAATGTAATATTTCATGCCACTAACTTTATTAAAAAAGAACAAAGACCTACTGAATTTTTAGAGCCTAGCCAAAAAGCAAAATTTAAAGATACTGGAATATATGCTGATTTTGCAGTAATTGAAATTGACTTTGACAAACTTTTAAGCAAATATAGTAGTGGTTTAGAAACAACTAATAGTGATTTTTGGATTGAGAGCGAACAAAAACCTATTACAGAAAAATATAAAAATAAGAAAATAAAAGATTTAGTAACAGAAATTACTAATGGTTATGCAGATTTAAATGATAAGGATAAGGTCAAATTCAAATCATCATCTTATTTAGAAAACAATAACTATGATTCAATTAATCGTATAATTTCACTAAATCCAGATAATCAAGAAGAACTAAAAAAATTTAAGGAATTAGAAAGTTTGTTTGTTTTAGGTTATCCTTCTGCTAAAGATGATTATTACTTTAAAAAATATGAAGATGAAAACCAAGAATTAATTAAAAAAGACAACTTTTCATTATGAACAAATAGTGATCAAAGATATTATGAACAAGTTTCTAGAAAAGAAGGATATCCATCTAAATTTCCAGAATATGTATTAAATAAAGGTGAGTTTCTATCTTATCAAATAGGATATAGATCATTTATAGATAAACCTGGATTAACTGATGCGTTTTTAGCTTCAAGTAGAGTTGGAAATAAGTTATACAAATTAAAAGGTAAAGAGTATTTCCAATATGGATTACAAATAATGCCTAGATTTTATGCACCAAGTGGTGGAGCTAGTGGATCTAGTGTTAGAAATAATAAAAATGAATTAATTGGAGTATTTCATGCTGCTAATAACTCTGCAAAAACTGGTTTAGCTGCTGTGTTTAGATCGCCAGGATATGATTATAAAAAACTATTTGGTGATTATAATTTAGTTGAATATGATTTAATTTATGGTGGAGCTAAGCATCAAGTTAATTCATATAGATTCGAGTTGTTTAAAAAATATAAAAATGATTCAAACTTTAAAACAGCATTATTTAGCAAAGGATTAACTAGAGAGTTAGGTATCCCTCAAGAATTTAAATTTAAAGAAAATAACTTTAATGAAAATCATGAAAGTTACAACAAGTAA
- a CDS encoding putative immunoglobulin-blocking virulence protein — MNLLKKKKNKILAFAILAGLMTSASLGSTVFYSIADNSLAKDVDSTGIVDANLVPINDVISPDSIRSNRDNNIKKLEGKDLKPTIEDDKKRIIIPDKKEEKPQPAIPEVNHSTSTPIDKPRVENKVRKTTKIKIAGTEVEAEVEGYPGFTVHAYDQSRRISNPKPYTNQIVSKILNVEVTEDLKKNVISRALGSDEGKGEGLFDNTLFNVAARELESNETLTTITQTAKMQYGWQSFIERYIKLLDSGNVEKFLTDKARAQYPEMKSKLPKDELRVWLILNLDKTKFTKMASRSEAYLKEGLTIDPRNAFINENGEIDSYGWNVPDEYNTVTSRMQRDNSERRVFGYNSYHSRTSYDIENGSYEGWNATKVDLKNDPVFKEYNIDEDAGIKITKLERQNKVEEKNGLINQGVVVEIDASNTKGYNRLESLIKEFQSKGQKITSYRIKNMGEKDSAQAFGKILAALPTELPQLELFFSDRDPNTASLINLEDKKIKELSLYTNGNSLKQAWSFNPLSFRNTEWINTIDYNVSSEYGRNAKIYTRVTFNTLAFDEKDYNNGDLQRINDGLRMAYYARNNEPIFQGGFGPGLSPDTKLGDNSYPSGLDFSRVTKIKSLKGLVFNDTQNPSNGSRKITELTLFNDKDYFEISLDELSKANMEHLSTGGSPVPPKLYFSNRSTTTKMRIKANGSSQLDQSVINNLNSYFSYNEALKSSKTIQLDDANSPLAQSLKNLGYNIETSSNNIIT, encoded by the coding sequence ATGAATTTATTAAAAAAGAAGAAAAATAAAATACTAGCATTTGCAATTTTAGCTGGATTGATGACTTCAGCTAGTTTAGGATCAACTGTTTTTTATTCAATAGCTGATAATTCTTTGGCAAAAGATGTTGATTCAACTGGTATAGTTGATGCTAACTTAGTTCCAATTAATGATGTTATTTCTCCAGATTCAATAAGATCAAATAGAGATAATAATATTAAAAAACTTGAAGGTAAAGACTTAAAACCAACTATTGAAGATGATAAAAAAAGAATTATAATTCCAGATAAAAAAGAAGAAAAACCTCAACCAGCAATTCCTGAAGTAAATCATTCAACATCAACTCCAATCGATAAACCACGTGTTGAGAATAAAGTTAGAAAAACTACAAAAATTAAAATTGCTGGAACTGAAGTTGAAGCAGAAGTTGAAGGATATCCTGGTTTTACAGTTCACGCATATGATCAATCAAGAAGAATATCTAATCCAAAACCTTATACTAATCAAATAGTTTCAAAAATTTTAAATGTTGAAGTTACTGAAGATTTAAAGAAAAATGTTATTAGTAGAGCTTTAGGAAGTGATGAAGGTAAGGGAGAAGGTTTATTTGATAATACTTTATTTAATGTTGCAGCAAGAGAATTAGAATCAAATGAAACACTTACAACTATTACTCAAACAGCTAAAATGCAATATGGATGACAAAGTTTTATTGAACGTTATATTAAATTATTAGATTCAGGTAATGTTGAAAAGTTTTTAACAGATAAAGCTAGAGCTCAATATCCAGAAATGAAATCTAAACTACCAAAAGATGAATTACGTGTTTGATTAATTTTAAATTTAGATAAAACTAAATTTACTAAAATGGCCTCTAGATCCGAAGCTTATTTAAAAGAAGGTTTAACAATTGATCCTAGAAATGCATTTATTAATGAGAATGGTGAAATTGATTCTTATGGTTGAAATGTTCCTGATGAATATAATACAGTAACTAGTCGTATGCAAAGAGATAATTCTGAAAGAAGAGTATTTGGATATAATAGCTATCATAGTAGAACTTCTTATGATATTGAAAATGGAAGTTATGAAGGCTGAAATGCAACTAAAGTAGATCTAAAAAATGATCCTGTATTTAAAGAATATAATATTGATGAAGATGCAGGAATTAAAATCACTAAATTAGAAAGACAAAATAAAGTTGAAGAAAAAAATGGTCTTATTAATCAAGGTGTAGTCGTTGAAATAGATGCTTCTAATACTAAAGGATATAATAGATTAGAAAGTTTAATTAAAGAATTCCAATCAAAAGGTCAAAAAATTACTTCTTATAGAATTAAAAATATGGGTGAAAAAGATAGTGCACAAGCATTTGGAAAAATTTTAGCAGCACTACCAACAGAACTACCACAACTAGAACTATTTTTCTCTGATAGAGATCCAAATACTGCTAGTTTAATTAATTTAGAAGATAAAAAAATTAAAGAACTATCTTTATATACTAACGGAAATTCATTAAAACAAGCTTGATCATTTAACCCACTGTCATTTAGAAATACTGAGTGAATTAATACAATTGATTATAATGTAAGTTCTGAGTATGGAAGAAATGCTAAAATTTATACAAGAGTGACATTCAACACTTTAGCATTTGATGAAAAAGACTATAACAATGGTGATTTACAAAGAATAAATGATGGTTTAAGAATGGCATATTATGCTAGAAATAATGAACCAATTTTTCAAGGTGGATTTGGTCCTGGTTTAAGTCCTGATACTAAATTAGGAGATAATAGTTATCCATCTGGTTTAGATTTTTCAAGAGTTACAAAAATCAAATCATTAAAAGGATTAGTATTTAATGATACTCAAAATCCAAGTAATGGATCAAGAAAAATTACAGAATTAACTTTATTTAATGATAAAGATTACTTTGAAATTTCACTTGATGAATTAAGTAAAGCAAATATGGAACATCTTTCAACTGGTGGAAGTCCAGTGCCACCAAAACTTTACTTTAGTAATAGATCAACTACTACAAAAATGAGAATTAAAGCAAACGGAAGTTCTCAGTTAGATCAGTCAGTAATAAATAATTTAAATAGTTACTTTTCTTATAATGAAGCATTAAAATCAAGTAAAACTATACAACTAGATGATGCAAATTCACCTTTAGCTCAAAGTTTAAAAAATTTAGGGTATAACATAGAAACTTCATCAAATAACATAATTACTTAG
- the mip gene encoding Ig-specific serine endopeptidase MIP: MIKKLLVSLGSISLISTSILVVACGNKLGKDDNKPLSNSAFANLINKINNSDDLEKLADLSFNLGNRKVNKNEILPSLLENNSKILSVIFKGSNKNKIIVTVNNVSTQKGENSNISNIQGVADVSLTFTNRHTNKSIDRRITFTGLQKNGGADEHGRIIGNQFAYFGGEKGFQEYLKLDLLKRFDYDNERYMNILKSSLNVDSKNKVEDIKKIRDIDITEEQIKTFNEKAKAVSFDEYYNAALKGFTVPVYENNSSEVKLKVNDGPETGKGSSVIDSIGRDPNRTNGLARTITNETYKNIATQTFQVTFSSPNKYEEEISEAEEFIQKISSWSKEQFEAYMAIQIRTLETNFNYQNSEIEREIKNSDVNLYAGHIDKLKENQKQLKEKFEKEKAELQAYNQEKLKKWQQDEIDKYKKKAKDEDGKTFRPTSGTMWILDHQVSSNGTGSNKFYFGTNSHVAKAITDKLSSMSLTRIDKSVGVGQTLKLNSLDPNFKTFHFSDNLKEAIDVIFHATDFIEEDQRPTEFLESKQKEKFKKTGIYADFAVVEIDFDKLLKTYKESNGNTSNNNFWVQKQGQPITDTYKGKDIKEIVSDITNDYASLDESKKVKFKSTSYLEKEQYPTIERMISFDPNNKTDLDKFNNLESLYILGYPSAKDDYYFDKYEDQNQEAIKKLDFSLWTNSDQRYYNQAARKEGYPQKYPDYLLDKGEFLSYQIGYRSFIDKPGLTDAFIASSRVGNKLYKLNGKEYFQYGLQIMPRFYAPSGGASGSSVRNNKNELIGVFHVANGSAKTGLATVFRSPGYNYQGLFGKYNLVEYDLIYGGAKHQINSYRYSLYRKYRDKPDFKTALFEKGLDRQKGIPDKFKFKETNFSKEHDKYFKR; encoded by the coding sequence ATGATTAAGAAATTATTAGTTTCGCTTGGTTCTATTAGTTTAATCTCTACTAGTATATTAGTAGTTGCTTGTGGAAATAAATTAGGTAAAGATGATAATAAACCTTTAAGTAACTCTGCTTTTGCTAACCTAATAAATAAAATAAATAACTCAGATGATTTAGAAAAATTGGCTGATTTATCTTTTAATTTAGGTAATAGAAAAGTTAATAAGAATGAGATCCTGCCATCATTACTGGAAAATAATTCTAAAATACTATCAGTTATTTTTAAAGGAAGTAATAAAAATAAGATTATTGTAACTGTTAATAATGTAAGTACACAAAAAGGCGAAAATAGTAATATTTCAAATATTCAAGGTGTTGCTGATGTTTCTCTAACTTTTACTAACAGACACACTAATAAATCTATAGATAGAAGAATTACCTTTACAGGTTTACAAAAAAATGGTGGAGCTGATGAGCATGGAAGAATTATAGGAAATCAGTTTGCCTATTTTGGTGGTGAAAAAGGTTTTCAAGAATATCTAAAATTAGATTTATTAAAAAGATTTGATTATGATAATGAGAGATATATGAATATCTTAAAAAGTTCATTAAATGTTGACTCAAAAAATAAGGTAGAAGATATTAAAAAAATACGTGATATTGATATAACAGAAGAACAAATCAAAACCTTTAATGAGAAGGCTAAAGCTGTTAGTTTTGATGAATACTATAATGCTGCTTTAAAAGGATTTACTGTACCTGTTTATGAAAATAATAGTAGTGAAGTTAAGCTAAAAGTAAATGATGGACCAGAAACTGGAAAAGGCTCTTCAGTTATTGATTCGATTGGAAGAGATCCAAATCGAACTAATGGATTAGCTAGAACTATTACAAATGAAACTTATAAAAATATTGCTACTCAAACTTTTCAAGTAACTTTTAGTTCTCCTAATAAATATGAAGAAGAAATATCTGAAGCTGAAGAATTTATTCAAAAAATTAGTTCGTGAAGCAAAGAACAATTTGAAGCTTATATGGCTATTCAAATTAGAACTCTAGAAACCAATTTTAATTATCAAAATTCTGAAATTGAAAGAGAAATTAAAAATAGTGATGTAAATCTGTACGCTGGTCATATTGATAAGTTAAAAGAAAACCAAAAGCAATTAAAGGAAAAATTTGAAAAAGAAAAAGCAGAATTACAGGCTTATAATCAAGAAAAATTAAAAAAATGACAGCAAGATGAAATAGATAAGTACAAGAAAAAAGCAAAAGATGAAGATGGTAAAACATTTAGACCAACTAGTGGTACTATGTGAATACTAGATCATCAAGTTTCATCTAATGGAACTGGTTCTAATAAATTCTATTTTGGAACTAATTCACACGTTGCTAAAGCTATAACTGATAAATTATCATCAATGTCATTAACACGAATTGATAAGAGTGTGGGTGTTGGACAAACATTAAAATTAAATTCATTAGATCCTAATTTTAAAACTTTCCATTTTTCAGATAATTTAAAAGAAGCAATTGATGTAATTTTTCATGCAACTGATTTTATAGAAGAAGACCAAAGACCTACTGAATTTCTAGAATCTAAGCAAAAGGAAAAATTTAAAAAAACTGGAATATATGCAGATTTTGCAGTAGTTGAAATTGACTTTGATAAGTTATTAAAAACATATAAAGAAAGTAATGGAAATACATCAAATAATAATTTCTGAGTTCAAAAGCAAGGACAACCTATAACTGATACCTATAAAGGTAAAGATATTAAAGAAATAGTATCGGATATAACAAATGATTATGCGAGTTTAGATGAAAGCAAAAAAGTTAAATTCAAATCTACTTCATATTTAGAAAAAGAGCAATATCCAACAATTGAACGTATGATATCTTTTGATCCAAATAATAAAACTGATTTAGATAAATTTAATAATTTAGAAAGTCTATATATACTAGGTTATCCGTCTGCTAAAGATGATTATTATTTTGATAAATATGAAGATCAAAATCAAGAAGCAATTAAGAAACTTGACTTCTCATTATGAACTAATAGCGATCAAAGGTACTATAATCAAGCTGCAAGAAAAGAAGGGTATCCACAAAAATATCCAGATTATTTACTAGATAAAGGTGAATTTTTATCATATCAAATAGGATATAGATCATTTATAGACAAACCTGGATTAACTGATGCATTTATAGCTTCAAGTAGAGTTGGAAATAAACTATACAAATTAAATGGTAAAGAATATTTCCAATATGGATTACAAATAATGCCTAGATTTTATGCACCAAGTGGTGGAGCTAGTGGTTCTAGTGTTAGAAATAATAAAAATGAATTAATTGGAGTTTTCCATGTTGCCAATGGTTCAGCTAAAACTGGATTAGCTACAGTATTTAGATCACCAGGTTATAACTATCAAGGATTATTTGGAAAGTATAATTTAGTTGAGTATGATTTAATTTATGGTGGAGCAAAACATCAAATTAATTCTTATAGATATTCTTTATATAGAAAATATAGAGATAAGCCCGATTTTAAAACAGCATTGTTTGAAAAAGGTTTAGATAGACAAAAAGGAATTCCAGATAAATTTAAGTTTAAAGAAACTAATTTTTCTAAGGAACATGATAAATATTTTAAAAGATAA
- a CDS encoding putative immunoglobulin-blocking virulence protein, with protein sequence MNLLKKKKNKILAFAILAGLMTSASLGSTVFYSIADNSLAKEVDSNGIVDATLIPINDAISPNSIKSNRDNNIRKVEGENLQPTVKEEKKVIIIPEKQQDKPQPAIPETNRATSSPEEKPKIETKVRNKQTITIAGTQVEGEVEGYPGFTVHKYDQERGLSNPKPYTNQIVGKIISIEVTDQLRKNVVDRALGGAEGKGVGLFDNTFFNVASNLSSNEDIATVTETIKRQHDYQNFIDRYIKLLDSGKVVEFLKDSAKPEYPKKKQELDRDQLRIWLILNLDKSKFNKMASRSEAYLKEGLTIDPRNAFINENGEIDSNAWSPPDSHNTVTSRLQRDNSERRVFGYNSYYNRSSDSIENGDYPGWIKTEIDVENDSTFKTYNIKKDEGIKITKLERKDKVEEKNGLINEGVVVEVDASNDKGYQKLESLIKEFKSRGQKITSYRIKNMGAKDTSQKFGDILAALPDEIPQLELFFSDRDPSTASLINLENKSIKELSLYTNGNSLKKAWSFNPLSFKKTEWINTIDYNVSAQYGRNANIYTRVTFNTLAFDAKDYNGNNDFQRINDGLRIAYYARNNEPIFQGGLGPGNNPDTKLGDNSYPTGLDFSRVTQIKSLRGLEFGDIQNPGNGSRKITELTLYNNDSVFEISSDELSKANMQHLSTGNSPEKPKLHFSNGNTTTKMRIKGASLDDSAIENLKKYFEYNEALKANKIIQVDSGNSALESQLRNLGFTVESSTNSIIT encoded by the coding sequence ATGAATTTATTAAAAAAGAAGAAAAATAAAATATTAGCATTTGCAATTTTAGCTGGCTTAATGACTTCAGCTAGTTTAGGATCAACTGTTTTTTATTCAATAGCTGATAATTCTTTAGCAAAAGAAGTTGATTCTAATGGAATAGTTGATGCTACCTTGATCCCAATTAATGATGCAATTTCTCCAAATTCTATTAAATCAAATAGAGATAATAATATTAGAAAGGTTGAAGGTGAAAATCTTCAACCAACTGTTAAAGAAGAAAAAAAGGTTATTATAATACCTGAAAAACAACAAGATAAACCGCAACCAGCAATTCCTGAAACTAACCGCGCAACTAGTTCACCTGAAGAAAAACCTAAAATTGAAACTAAGGTTAGAAATAAACAAACAATAACTATTGCTGGAACTCAAGTTGAAGGTGAGGTTGAGGGATATCCTGGTTTTACAGTGCATAAATATGATCAGGAAAGAGGACTATCTAATCCCAAACCATACACTAATCAAATAGTTGGTAAAATTATAAGTATAGAAGTTACTGACCAATTAAGAAAAAATGTTGTGGATCGTGCTTTAGGTGGTGCTGAAGGTAAAGGTGTTGGGCTATTTGACAACACATTTTTTAACGTGGCGTCAAATCTTAGTTCAAATGAAGATATAGCGACTGTAACAGAAACTATTAAAAGACAACATGATTATCAAAATTTTATAGACCGTTATATAAAATTACTAGATTCAGGTAAAGTTGTAGAATTTTTAAAAGATTCTGCCAAACCTGAGTATCCTAAGAAAAAGCAAGAATTGGATAGAGACCAATTAAGAATTTGACTAATTCTTAATTTAGACAAATCTAAATTTAATAAAATGGCTTCTAGATCTGAAGCTTATTTAAAAGAAGGTTTAACAATTGATCCTAGAAATGCATTTATTAATGAAAATGGTGAAATTGATTCTAATGCTTGATCACCACCTGATTCTCATAATACAGTAACTAGCCGTTTGCAAAGAGATAATTCAGAAAGAAGAGTTTTTGGATATAACAGTTATTATAATAGATCATCAGATAGTATAGAGAATGGTGATTACCCAGGATGAATAAAAACAGAAATTGATGTTGAAAATGACTCAACATTCAAAACTTATAATATTAAAAAAGATGAAGGAATTAAGATAACTAAGCTTGAACGAAAAGATAAGGTTGAAGAGAAAAATGGTTTGATTAACGAAGGAGTTGTTGTTGAAGTAGATGCTTCTAATGATAAAGGTTATCAAAAATTAGAAAGTTTAATTAAGGAATTTAAAAGTAGAGGTCAAAAAATTACTTCATACAGAATTAAAAATATGGGAGCTAAAGATACTAGTCAAAAATTTGGTGATATTTTAGCTGCCCTTCCTGATGAAATACCACAATTAGAACTATTTTTCTCAGATAGAGATCCAAGTACAGCAAGCTTGATAAATTTAGAAAATAAAAGTATTAAAGAACTTTCTTTATATACTAATGGGAACTCATTGAAAAAAGCCTGATCATTTAATCCATTATCATTTAAAAAGACAGAGTGAATTAACACTATTGACTATAATGTAAGTGCTCAATATGGTAGAAATGCAAACATTTACACAAGAGTAACATTTAATACATTAGCATTTGATGCTAAAGATTATAATGGGAATAATGATTTTCAAAGAATTAATGATGGATTAAGAATTGCATATTATGCAAGAAATAATGAACCAATTTTTCAAGGTGGTTTAGGTCCTGGAAATAATCCTGATACTAAATTGGGAGATAATAGTTATCCAACCGGATTAGATTTTTCAAGAGTTACTCAAATCAAATCGCTAAGAGGTTTAGAATTTGGAGATATTCAAAATCCTGGCAATGGTTCTAGAAAGATTACAGAATTAACCCTATATAATAATGATTCTGTTTTTGAAATTTCATCAGATGAATTAAGTAAAGCTAATATGCAGCATTTATCAACTGGTAATAGTCCAGAAAAACCAAAACTTCATTTTAGTAATGGTAATACCACTACAAAAATGAGAATTAAAGGTGCTAGTTTAGATGATTCTGCTATTGAAAACCTTAAAAAATACTTTGAATATAATGAAGCACTAAAAGCTAATAAAATTATCCAAGTAGATTCAGGAAATTCCGCTCTAGAAAGTCAATTAAGAAACCTAGGATTTACTGTTGAGAGTTCTACAAATTCTATCATTACTTAG